ATCGAAAGGTTATGGTGGATATAGTTATTATCATTGTAGTTTATATATAGGAGATAATCAGATAATAGAGGCTGTTGCAGAAAGAGGAGTTATATTAACTGATATAAGTAAATATAATGATAAAAGAAATCTAATAGCAAGAACTTCATTATTAGCAGAGATTTTAGATAGTGTTATTATTAATGCTAAGAAATTCATTGGTGCTGAGTATAATTCTCTTTTTCTACCAGATGCCGAAGGTAAATATTATTGTTCGCAATTAATGCATGAAGTTTTTAAGCAGGCGAACTATGGAAAATCATTTTTTGATAAGCATCAGTTAAATTACATAGAAGAAGGGCAACAAGAAGTTTCAAAATATTGGTTAGATCTATATTCTAATCATGGTTTAGATGTGCCTCAAGGTAAGGAAGGCTCGCATCCAAATAATTTATCGCTAGATAAAAAGTTTAAAAAAAAGTTTTTTCTAAGCTAGAATACCTTAACACTTGGGTTTGTCTTGTTAAAGGTTAGCCTTAGTGTATAATAACAACATAAAATTATAAAAATCTATTTTCTAGACGTTTGATGAGAGGAGGCTAGTATGGTTATCAAAAAAGCAACACAAAAAGATTACGATCGTATGGCTGATTTATGGGAAGATTCTGTTGCTAGTACATACGATTTTTTAACTATGAAAGAGATAGCTAGCCTTAAAAAAATCATTAGAGAAAAATATTTCACTAATCCAGAAATTGCTTATTATGTATTAAGAGATGATAATGATAAAATCGTTAGTTTCTCAGGAATTATAGGAGATAAAATAGAATTTCTATTTGTTGATCCTGCAACTTTTGGACATGGACATGGTAAAAAGTTATTAGTTCATGCTCTAAAAAATCATGGAGCTGTATGCGTTGATGTGCACCAACAAAATATGCATGCTTTAGCGTTTTATTCTAATTATGGGTTTGAAGTGGTCGAGAAGTCTGATAAGGATATCTTTGGACGTTTATATCCTGTATGTCACTTAAGAATTTCTGGTAAAATAGAGGATATATTGAATAAATTAGACTCTATGGATTAAACAATAATAAAATCCATCTCCTTGATTTTCTGACGGTAATATTTGGTAACCAAATTTCCTTTTATATTCAGATAAAATATTTATATTTTCTATTTGGGCATCTGGAGTTAACTGTAAAAAATTTTCTATTTGTTTTTCATTTTCTTCTTCAAGAATTGAGCAGGTTATATAAAGTAAATATCCATTAGGCTTTAAGTTACCCCATAGGTTTTGAAGTATTCTGCTTTGGATACCTAAAATATTTTTTACATCTTCAGAAGATCTAGATATTTTAATATCAGGATTTCTTCTTATTACACCTATAGCACTACAAGGAGCATCTAATATAATTTTGTCAAAGCTTCCTGATAATTTTTGAGTTAAATCATGCTTTTTTATTTCTACTTTACTATTAGAAGCTCGAGAAATATTATCTTTTAGTAGCTGCAATCTAGAGTCAATAATATCTATAGCAGTTAAATAAATATTTGGATTTATTTCTAACAGATGAGTTGTTTTTCCTCCTGGAGCTGCACAAGCATCAAGGATTCTTTCTTCATTGTGAGGATTAATTATATGACCAGCATATTGAGCGGATATGTCTTGAATAGTAAAGTAACCTTTATTAAAAAGATCATTGTTTTCAACACTTAAGGGAGTGTCAAGCCTTATACAATCTGTTAAAGAGGTTTGTTGAAAAGATATATTATTTTGATTTAGGAAATTCATAACTTCTTGTTTATTTTTTTGGTTGTTAAGCCTTATAAACATAGGAGCTTTTTTATTACTTTGAATAAGTATCTCTTGATAATCATTAGGATATTGAGATTTTATTTTACTACAAAGCCATTCAGGTAAATCAGTCTTTTTATATTCTAAGAAATCTCGTTTTACTATCTCAAAATCTCTTAATATTTGCCTTAAAATAGCATTTACCAATTTAGTTGCCCAAGTTATTTTAAGTTTTTTACAAGCATTTACAGTTTCATTTATTGCAGCATAATTAGGTTGAGACATTTCTAAAAGTTGTAATGTCCCAAGCATTATAAGTATTTTTACATTGATTTTGGTTTTATTTGAAATATATTTATTAACTATTTTTTCTAAAGAAAAGTAATTCCTAAAAAAGTCGTAACATAGCGCTTTTATAAAAGAACTGTCTTGAGAATCTAGATCTAGTTTTTTTAGCTTTTTATCTAAAGTAAGTAAAGTATTTTTCTTCGCTAGAATATCTAAGATATATTCACAAGCGATTGCTCGTGTATTCATTATTTTTTAATATGCTTCGCTAAAGTTTTAGCAATCTTAGGTTGGATTTTTTTGTTAGCAGCAATTATAAACTCTGCATTTTCTATATCACTTTTCCCAGTAATATCAGTAACAATAGCACCAGCTTCTTTTGCTATGATGTATCCAGCTGCAATATCCCATATTTTAATTTTAGTAGCTGTCCATAAACCATCTAAATAACCAGCTGCAACATATGCTAGATCCATAGCGATACTTCCAGAATATCTATATCCAGCAATAACTTTATGCAACTTTACTAATTCAATAAGATATGAATCATCAAAAGTTTTTCTTGAGTATTTTAGTGATACAGATAGTAAAGCTCCTGTCATATCCGGTCTGTCGGAGACTCTAATTTTTTGTCCATTTAATTGAGCACCCATACCTTTATATGCTGTAAACATAAGATCTAAGAAAGGATTATAAATTACACCAAGAATTATTTCATCATCTTTTTTAAGGCCTATAGATATACAGCATTGTGGTAATCCATGAACAAAGTTATTAGTGCCATCAATAGGATCAATTATCCATGTGAATCTACTATCTTTATTACCAAACTCACCTGTTTCTTCAGTTATAAAAAAATCATCAAATCCAGCTTTTCTAATACTATCTATAATAAGTTGTTCAACAGCGACATCAATATTTGAGACCAGTGTATTATCTTCTTTACGAGAAACTTTAACAGAGCCCATATTAGCTTGAGCTTGAACTATGATTTTTCCTGCTTTTCTAGCTGCGGTAGTTACAATATTAACTATTGGTTTCATAGTTTAAATAAATAAGACTTATATTGGTTAGTAATAATACATTATTTATTAGAAAATATCTTAGGTTTTATAAGTAAAAGCTTAGATTATTGAAGTAATTAAATATGTTATTCCTAAGCCACCTAATATTAACCAGATAAATAGGATTAATGCTAATAATAAAGGTTTTATACCGGCTTGGATGAATTTTGAAACATGAGTTTCTAATCCTAGAGCAGTCATTGCCATAGCTAATAAAAATTGGTCAACTTGAACTATAGAGTGAACAGTTGTTTGTGGTAATAAATTTAAAGAGTTAAAACCAGCAACTAGTATGAAGCCAATAGCGAACCATGGAATTACACTCATTAAAGATGGAGAAGAAACATCTTGAGATGCTTGATTATTTTTAATAGCTACTCGAGTTAGCCATATTCCTATAACAATAAGCATAGGAGCTAACATCATTACTCTAATCATTTTAACAGTTACCGCGACTTCTTCAGCATGACTGCTAATAGCATTACCAGCAGCAACTACTTGAGCAACTTCATGAATAGAGCCTCCAGCAAATATACCATATTGTTGTTCAGTAATAGTTCCAAGTAAACCAGCTTTCATTAGGATAGGGTACATAAACATTGCGATAGTCCCAAAAAGAACAACTGTTCCAACAGCCATAGCAGCTTTGTAAGGTTCAGACTTTAATGTACCTTCCGTTGCTAAAACAGCAGCAGCACCACATACAGCACTTCCAGATGAAACTAAGATAGCACTATCTCTATCTAGACCAAATACTTTTGTACCAAGTAGTATTCCAAATATCAGTGTAGATACTAACATAATTATAGAAACAGAAAGACCTGCAAGACCAACAGAAGCAATCAACTGGAAGGTTAAATTGAATCCATAAAATATGATAGCAAATCTTAATATTTTTTTAGCACTAAATACAACACCGGTTTTCCAATGATGGATTATTTTGCTAGCAGGAGTATGTGTAAGAGCCATACCTAATAGTATCCCAATAATTAATGGACTTATCCCTAGATCTTTAATAGCGGGGATTTTTGCAATGTAGTAAGCTACTCCAGCAAGGATGGCTACTAACAATACACCGAATATCATGCTTTGATTTATATATTTTTTCATATTATTTTTAATTAGAATTAGATTTTGTGTAAATATAACCTATAAATATTAAACTTTATATTAAAAAGAATTTATATAATTTATTAAGAAAATTGATGATTTTAAATAGTATAAGAACTATTAGTGGACCGGTAAGTTTTCAGTTTTACTTTCTTTTGAATATATAACAGCAAGCACTATTAATATAAAAGATATTAAATAGAAAAATACCACAGCGTGCATTACAGTTACTAAGCCAAAATATTTATTAATAAATGCACCAGTGGTTGTTGATAATGCAGTACCAGTTGTTCCAAATAATAATATTGTTGTAATTAAAGTTGGAGGTGGGTTTTCCATTTGGAATGTTCCGTAGGCTAATAACCCTGCATATATGTAACAGTTAAATAAACCAAAGACTATTGCAGCTCTTAGGACTATATCTATATTAGGTATATAGATTATGCAACATAAACATATTGTTGAAACGACCATAAAAGAAGGAAGAATGAATTTTAAAGGAATTTTTCTAGTAATTAATGGGCTAAGGAATAATCCTATACATTGAGCTGTCCAAAAATATGATAAAGGCTTATTTGCATCTATAGCTCCCCAGCCTAGTATATCTTGGAAATAGGTTTGAGCATAACTTGTCATTGTTAGTTGAGCTAGTAGAAATAGGAATGCTGCAAAGGCTATACAATATAAGCTGAAACTCCAAGAAGAGAAATTTAAGTTTGATTGTTTTTTTGACTCACAGCTATGTCTATTAAGTATCGTAAAATCTGAGAAGATAACTAATACTAAAATAGCAATAGCTGTGATTTGTAAAATAGCATATATAGTGTACCATTCAAAATTTTGGGTGATAAGATAAGCTGCAAATATTGGAATTATTGCACCACCAAAACTAAAAAAGAAATCAGTGAAGATTACATTCATTGCTCTAACTTTATGATCATTATATATATGAACAATCATGTAGCTTGCAATAGCCATGAACAAACCACCTGTAAGTCCTACACAAGTTAGTAATATTTTTAAGGTAAACATAGATGGTGATATGTATGTTATTAATGAAGATAAAACTCCAATAATAACAGCTATTATTAAAAGTAGTTTAATAGAGAATCGTATCATTAGAAAACCAATTATAAATATTGCAAACCACATAGCAACATTAATAAAAGTGAAAGCAAAACCAATATTACTATTATCAAAATATTCTGATAGAGGTTTCATTACTGCGCCTGTAACTAAGATCACATTAGCTGTGTAGAAATAGCAAAGATAACAAGTTAAAGTAAGTATTACTTTATTTTTTAATGACATTTCAGTATTCATCTATTTAGTCCTGTAAAAGCTTAGAAAAAATTCTAGTTTTGCATAAATTATACTAATTTTAGCAGGAATTTTTAAAATATACTTTATATGATTTTAATAAAATAATAATTACTAAAGAAGCTTAAAAAATATGGAATTTTCCGAAATTGTTTGGGATAAAGGAGTTCCAAAGTCAAAGATATTTGATGATGTTTGTAATCTAAAGAATTATTTTTTCAGAAAGCAGATGCTTGGTTTTTAGATGGTTTTGAGGTAAAAAAAGAGAAATGATATATGGGTTTTATAAATAATTATTTGTAAAGATGCTATTTCTTTTCTTGCTATTAAACTTAGTAGTGTTACGATGAACGGTTAAGTCTAATATTTAAACTTTGATTATTATGTCTTTGCTATTTGCTAATCCACTTAAGCCTGTCTATGGTATTGTGGGACAGGGTAGATTGGGTAAACATTTAGTTAAATATTTTGCATCTCTTAATTTAGATTTTGTAGTTTGGGATTATAAAAGTACTCGAAATCTCGAGGTTGTTTTTGAAAATGTAGAAATTGTTTTGCTGGCTATTCCTGATAAGACAATAGATTTGTTTTTAACAGAGAGTCCAAAATTACAGAAGAAAGTTTGTATTCATTTCTCAGGAGCTTTAGTTTCAAGGTTAGCTTTTGGATTTCATCCATTAATGACTTTTAATAATGAAATTTATTCTGATGATGTTTATAAAAGCATTTTATTTGTTCAAGATAAAAAAGCTCCTTCATTTAAAGATCTTTTTCCTGAGTTACCTAATCAATACATATCTATAGATGAGAGAGATAAGGCTTATTACCATGCATTATGTGTTTTAGCGAATAACTTCACGACGATATTATGGCAAAAGTTTTTTTATGAGATGAAAAATAGGTTCTTAGCTTCTGATAAGACTTTAGAACCCTTTATAAAGCAGACAATGATAAATATTATGAAAGATCCAGAAAAAGCTTTAACAGGTCCTTTAGTCAGAAATGATGAAGAAACAATATCAAAAAACCTTAAAGCTTTAGATAAAGATCCTTTTAAAGAAATTTATCAGAGTTTTGTGGAAACTTATCAAGTTATTTCAAATGAGAATAGAGGAGAAAGAAATGACAAAAGTTAAAAGTAAGCTACTACCTTCACAATTACTAAACTATAAAAGAGATAAGAAAAAAATATCGATGTTAACTTGCTATGATTATTCTTTTGCATGTATAGCTAATGAAAGCGAAATTGATATTTTACTAGTTGGTGATAGTGGAGTTATGACTATATTTGGATATCCAGATACTACTCATGCAACTATAGAGATGATGGAGTTTATGACTAAAGCAGTCCATTCCGGCGCACCAAATAAATTTATTGTTGGAGATATGCCCTTTTTATCTAATAGAAAGGGTATAAGGTATGCTGTTGAATGTGCTGAGAAGCTGATAAAAGCTGGAGCAAATTCTATAAAGATTGAAGGTGTAGAAGGGCATGCTGATGTTATCGAGCACATAGTAAACTCAGGAATTCCTGTTATGGGACATTTGGGCCTTACTCCTCAATCAGTAAATAGCTTAGGTTATAAAGTCCAAGGTAAAACTACGGACTCAGCAGAACTAATAAAACAACAAGCTTTGTTATTACAAAAGTTAGGTTGCTTTGCTTTAGTTTTAGAGTGTGTTCCAAGTGTTTTAGCTAAAGAAATTACTGAATTACTAAGTATCCCAGTTATTGGTATTGGTGCTGGAAAAGATGTAGATGGTCAAGTTCTAGTATTACAAGATATGCTAGGAATGACATCAAATCTTAAGCCTAAGTTTGTACGTCATTTTTTTAGTGGGTTTACAGATATAAAAACTGCATTTGATAAATATCATGATGAAGTAAATAACATATCATATCCTGCTCAAAGTGAAAGTTATGATATACAAATAGCTTAGAGAGGATAAAGATATGAAAATAGTCACAGATATTAACCAATGGGTAAAACTACGTAAATCTTTAGCTAAAGATAAATCTATAGGTGTTGTAATGACAATGGGGACATTACATAAGGGACACTTAAGCTTAGTTGAAAAAAGTAAAAAAGAAAATGATATAACTATAGTTACAATATTTTTAAATCCTACACAATTTAATAATCAAAGTGACTTTATAAACTATCCAAAAACATGGGAAGAGGATGTCGATTTATTAGAAAATGCTGAGGTTAACTTTTTATTATCACCAATTAAAGAAGATATTTATCCAGATAACTATAATTATCAACTTAGTGAAAAATCATTAAGCAAAATCCTTTGTGGTAAATCTCGTCCTGGCCATTTTGATGGGGTCTTAACCATTGTTATGAAGCTTTTGCAACTGACACAAGCAGATAAAGCATACTTTGGAGAAAAAGATTTTCAGCAATTATATTTGATTAAAGAGATGGCAAAAGCATTTTTTGTGCCAACAGAAATTATAGGTTGTCCAATTATACGAGAATCAGATGGTTTGGCATTTAGTTCCCGTAATTTACGTTTGTCTGAAAAAGGTAGAGAAAAAGCTAGGATCTTTGCGGAGTTAATAAAACTAAATAAGCCTCTTAAACAGATTGAAAAACAATTAGAGCAAAATGATATTCAAGTCGATTATTTAGAAGAACATTTTGATAGGCGCTTTGCAGCGGCATTTATTGAAGAAGTTAGACTTATTGATAATTTTTCATTAGAGGAGGTTAAGGCTTAATCATGAAGAGAACATTACTTAAATCAAAGATACATATGGCTACAGTTACAGAAGCTAACTTAAATTATTATGGTTCAATTAGTATAGATAGAAAATTATGCGAGGCAGCTAACCTTATACCTTTTGAAAAGGTAGAGATTTATAATTGTAATAACGGGAGCCGTTTTGCAACATATGTTATTTTAGGAGATTCAGGAGAAATTTGCTTAAATGGAGCAGCAGCTAGGCATGTCGCTGCTGATGATGTGGTGATAATAGCATCGTATGCGGAGTATGAGACTTCTGAAGAATTATCACATAATCCTCATTTGGTTTTTGTTGATAAGAATAATGAAATTACAGAAATACGTCGTTATTTAGATTCATCTATTAATAAAGCTAGTTAGGTTTCTATAGTAAGCTAGCAATCTCACTTGCTGATTTAACAGCATTAAAAGATGTAAATGAATATTCCGCAATTTTTTCTTTGTAAAAAGGATCATCTTTTAAAATCTCTTTTACCTCATTTATGTCACCTACAGCTAAAATAACACCGCCACTTTTATCTTCTTTAGGGCCAGAAGCTAGAAATAGCTTATTTTTATAACCGATATCTAAAAATTCTCTATGAGCAGGTCTAATTCTAGCTATTTCTTCTTCACTTTTAATATATTTTAGTTCTACAATATGAATCTTCATTTTACTTTTCCTTTAGTGATTTTGTTTATCAAAATATTTATAGTTTAAAATTCTACAAGAACTCTAATTAGTAATAAATTGAAATGCTTATATTTAATAAGTTTAAGAGTATGAAAAATGTTGCTAAAGATAAAGGTAAATTGTTTAATGTCTTTATTAATTCAATTAAGGATATATCTATAATGTCTGTATTATTTAGTCCAATTAAACTCGGATCATTCGAGTTAAAAAATAGAATAATAATGGCACCACTAACAAGATGTCGTGCTGATCAAAATAGAGTTCCAACTGATGATATGGTTACGTACTATTCTCAAAGGGCTACTGCTGGAATGATACTTACTGAAGCTACTTCAATATCACCAATGGGTGTGGGTTATCCAAATACTCCTGGTATTTGGACTAATGAGCAAATACGAGGCTGGAAGAAAGTAGTTGATGCGGTTCATAAAGAAGGAGGCATTATATTACTTCAGCTTTGGCATGTTGGTCGCATTTCAGACCCTGTATATTTAGATGGTAAGACACCAGTGTCAGCTAGCGCAGTAAAGCCAGCAGGGCATGTGAGTTTGTTAAGACCAAAGAAAGAATTTGTTACACCAAGAGAGCTTAGCTTAGAGGAAATAAAGAATATTATTTTAGAATATAAACAAGCTGCCATAAATGCTAAGAAAGCAGGATTTGATGGTGTAGAGATTCATGGGGCAAATGGTTATTTGTTAGATCAGTTTTTACAAGATGGCACAAATAAGCGTAATGATAAATATGGTGGTTCATTAAAAAATAGAGCAAGACTTATGTTAGAAGTTACTGATGCTGTAGTAGATATTTGGGGGCATGATTATGTAGGTATGCATATAGCACCTAGATGTGACTCGCATGATATGTCAGATTCCGATCCTGTTAAAACTTTTTCATATTTATTGTCAGAATTAAGTAAACGTAAATTAGCTTTTGTTTTTGCAAGAGCGAGTCTTGGAGATGATGATTTGGCAGGAAAGCTTAAATCAGCATTTAAAGGCAACTATATAATTAATCAGCAACTAGATAAAGAAACTGCTGAGCAAATGATATTAGATGGTAAGGCTGATGCAGCTGCATGGGGTCAAAGATTTATAGCTAATCCTGATTTAGTTAGAAGATATAAGGAAGGTATTGAGTTAAATTCACCAAATCCTGAATTATATTATCATGGTGGAGCAAATGGCTATATAGATTATCCTTTTGCAAAATAATATTGAGAATGAATAGAGAATTAAATAAAACTAATTATTTTAGATGTAAATTCTTTAGTAGTTGTCAGTTTCATATCTTTACTATAGATATCAGCAGTTCTATAACCTTGTTCTAAAGTTTTTTCTACAGCTTTTTCAATAGCTTGAGATTCTTCAACTAAATCAAAAGAGTAAGCTAACATTAAAGCAGCTGATAATATTTGAGCAATAGGATTAGCTTTTCCTAATCCTTTAATATCATAAGCAGATCCACCAGAAGGCTCATATAAACCAAATCCATCAGCATTTAGACTAATAGATGGAACTAGTCCAATAGATCCTGGTAGGACAGATGCTAGATCTGATAATATATCTCCAAATATATTACCTGTAACCAAAACATCAAATTGTCCTGGATTTAATACTAATTGCATAGCACAGTTATCAACATACATATGATTAACTTTTACATCAGGAAAATCTTTAGCAACCTCATTTACTACATCGCGCCATAATCTTGATGTATCAAGTACATTAGCCTTATCGACAGATGTAAGTACTTTTGAGCGTTCTTGAGCTCTTTTAAAGGCTTTGATAGCTATATTGCGGATAGTTTCTTCATCATATTCAGCTAAGTCTGTAGCTTGTCTGACTCCATTACTATCTATAAATCTTTTATGCTCACCAAAATATATATCTCGAGATAACTCTCTAAATATTTCGATATCAGCACCATTTTTGATTCGCTCATCTTTTAGTGGGCAACTATCTTTTAGTGATTCAAAAACTTTAGCAGGGCGGATATTAACATTAAAATTAAAAGTCTTTCTAAGAGCTAAAATACTTTTTGCTTCACACCCTTGCCATTTTTCTTCATTTTGAGCCTCTACAGGGCCACCTACTGAGCCAAACAAAATAGCATCAGAATTTTTACATATTTCTATAGTTTTAGCAGGGCAGTGATCTTTGTATTTATCATAAGCAGCACCACCGACTAAAGCATATGTGTAGTTAAATGTGTGATTATATTTTTGTGCTATAGCATCAAGAACTTCTATTGCACATTCCATAACTTCTGGACCAATTCCATCGCCAGCTAATACAGCAATATTTTTATTCATAGTGATTAGGCTCTATTTTGTTCAAATTGATGAATTTCATCTTTTAATGATAATAAATAAGTCATATCATCAAGACCTTTTAAAAGACATTCTTTTCTAAAAGGATCATATTCAAAAGAATACTCTTCTTTAGAAGTGGAAATGGTTTGTTTTTCTAAGTCTATTGTTAGTTGAAAACTAGCATCTTCAGCTTTATCACAAAGCTTTTTAACTATATTTTCATCAAGACTTATTAGCAATAATCCATTCTTTGCAGAATTGTTGAAAAAGATATCAGAAAATGAAGGTGCTATTATAGCTTTTATTCCAGCTTGTGTAAGAGCCCAAACAGCATGCTCTCTAGATGAACCACAGCCAAAGTTATTTCCAGCTATCAAAATTTCCGCATTTTTATATTCAGGCTTATTAAATATAAAGTCTTTATCTTTTTCTTTAAGCCTACAGAATAAACTTTCTCCATATCCATCTTTAGATGTTTGAGTAAGAAATTCAGCAGGTATTATCATATCAGTATCAATATCACTTAACCAAAGAGGTAAAGCATTACTTGTTAACTTTTTAAAAGCTTGCATTTATTTTGCCTCCTTGCCTAATTGTTCAACACTACAAATTTTACCCATAATTGCACTAGCAGCTACAGTTTGCGGTGAAGCAAGATGAGTTATGCTGCCTTTACCTTGTCTACCAATAAAGTTACGGTTTGATGTACTAATACATCTTTCTCCTGCAGGGACTTTATCGTCATTCATAGCTAAGCACATAGAACAACCAGGCATTCTAAACTGCGCTCCAGCATCAGTAAATATTTTGTCTAAACCTTCAGATATTGCAATACTTCTAACTTGTTCAGAACCAGGAACTATATACATAGTTACATTCTTGGCAACTTTTTTGCCTTTTAGAACTTCAGCTGCAGCTCTCATATCCTCAATGCGTCCATTAGTACAACTTCCTACAAATGCCCATTGGATTTCTTTACCCATAATATTTTCATTTTCAGCAAAGCTTGTGTATTCGTAAGCCTGTTGAGCTAATTTTTGTTGATGTGCCGGAATATCTTTTAGGCTGGGTACTTTATCTGTAATAGATATGGCATGCTGAGGGTTAATTCCCCAAGTAACCATAGGTTGCAAATTTTCAACATTTACAGTTATTACTTTATCATAGTGAGCATTTTTGTCAGAAACTATAGACTTCCAATTTTCTACCGCTTTATCAAAATCAGTACCTTGAGGAGCGTATCGTCTACCTTTTAAATATGCAAAAGTTTTTTCATCAGGAGATACTAAGCCAGCTCTTGCACCACATTCTATGGACATATTACAAAGAGTCATTCTTTCTTCTACAGACATATTAATAATAGACTCACCAGTATACTCGATTACATGGCCACCAGCTCCACCAATACCAATATCAGCTATCAGTCTCATTACGATATCTTTAGCTGTAGCATATTTGCTAGGAGTCCCAATAAATTCTACTTTCATAGTTTTGGGTCTATACTGAAGAATACAGTTTGTTGCTAAGACATGACCAACTTCAGAAGTTCCAACCCCAAATGCTAACGCGCCAAAAGCTCCGTGAGTAGATGTATGAGAGTCCCCACATACTAATGTTGTACCAGGAAGTGTGAAGCCTAGTTCTGG
This region of Francisella frigiditurris genomic DNA includes:
- the leuD gene encoding 3-isopropylmalate dehydratase small subunit → MQAFKKLTSNALPLWLSDIDTDMIIPAEFLTQTSKDGYGESLFCRLKEKDKDFIFNKPEYKNAEILIAGNNFGCGSSREHAVWALTQAGIKAIIAPSFSDIFFNNSAKNGLLLISLDENIVKKLCDKAEDASFQLTIDLEKQTISTSKEEYSFEYDPFRKECLLKGLDDMTYLLSLKDEIHQFEQNRA
- the leuB gene encoding 3-isopropylmalate dehydrogenase, translating into MNKNIAVLAGDGIGPEVMECAIEVLDAIAQKYNHTFNYTYALVGGAAYDKYKDHCPAKTIEICKNSDAILFGSVGGPVEAQNEEKWQGCEAKSILALRKTFNFNVNIRPAKVFESLKDSCPLKDERIKNGADIEIFRELSRDIYFGEHKRFIDSNGVRQATDLAEYDEETIRNIAIKAFKRAQERSKVLTSVDKANVLDTSRLWRDVVNEVAKDFPDVKVNHMYVDNCAMQLVLNPGQFDVLVTGNIFGDILSDLASVLPGSIGLVPSISLNADGFGLYEPSGGSAYDIKGLGKANPIAQILSAALMLAYSFDLVEESQAIEKAVEKTLEQGYRTADIYSKDMKLTTTKEFTSKIISFI
- a CDS encoding alkene reductase — its product is MKNVAKDKGKLFNVFINSIKDISIMSVLFSPIKLGSFELKNRIIMAPLTRCRADQNRVPTDDMVTYYSQRATAGMILTEATSISPMGVGYPNTPGIWTNEQIRGWKKVVDAVHKEGGIILLQLWHVGRISDPVYLDGKTPVSASAVKPAGHVSLLRPKKEFVTPRELSLEEIKNIILEYKQAAINAKKAGFDGVEIHGANGYLLDQFLQDGTNKRNDKYGGSLKNRARLMLEVTDAVVDIWGHDYVGMHIAPRCDSHDMSDSDPVKTFSYLLSELSKRKLAFVFARASLGDDDLAGKLKSAFKGNYIINQQLDKETAEQMILDGKADAAAWGQRFIANPDLVRRYKEGIELNSPNPELYYHGGANGYIDYPFAK
- the panD gene encoding aspartate 1-decarboxylase is translated as MKRTLLKSKIHMATVTEANLNYYGSISIDRKLCEAANLIPFEKVEIYNCNNGSRFATYVILGDSGEICLNGAAARHVAADDVVIIASYAEYETSEELSHNPHLVFVDKNNEITEIRRYLDSSINKAS
- the leuC gene encoding 3-isopropylmalate dehydratase large subunit, whose translation is MSKNIIDKIWDAHIVKHTPNFPDVLYIDRMLMHEVTSAQAFDKLRELNIPVNNKKSILATVDHSISTSPVNRYDMKDKVAQAQVETLRRNVKEYDIDFYDFDSQHQGIVHVVGPELGFTLPGTTLVCGDSHTSTHGAFGALAFGVGTSEVGHVLATNCILQYRPKTMKVEFIGTPSKYATAKDIVMRLIADIGIGGAGGHVIEYTGESIINMSVEERMTLCNMSIECGARAGLVSPDEKTFAYLKGRRYAPQGTDFDKAVENWKSIVSDKNAHYDKVITVNVENLQPMVTWGINPQHAISITDKVPSLKDIPAHQQKLAQQAYEYTSFAENENIMGKEIQWAFVGSCTNGRIEDMRAAAEVLKGKKVAKNVTMYIVPGSEQVRSIAISEGLDKIFTDAGAQFRMPGCSMCLAMNDDKVPAGERCISTSNRNFIGRQGKGSITHLASPQTVAASAIMGKICSVEQLGKEAK
- a CDS encoding YciI family protein: MKIHIVELKYIKSEEEIARIRPAHREFLDIGYKNKLFLASGPKEDKSGGVILAVGDINEVKEILKDDPFYKEKIAEYSFTSFNAVKSASEIASLL